From Kogia breviceps isolate mKogBre1 chromosome 2, mKogBre1 haplotype 1, whole genome shotgun sequence, one genomic window encodes:
- the ZSWIM8 gene encoding zinc finger SWIM domain-containing protein 8 isoform X5 — protein sequence MELMFAEWEDGERFSFEDSDRFEEDSLCSFISEAESLCQNWRGWRKQSAGPNSPTGGGGGGGSGGTRTRDGLVIPLVELSAKQVAFHIPFEVVEKVYPPVPEQLQLRIAFWSFPENEEDIRLYSCLANGSADEFQRGDQLFRMRAVKDPLQIGFHLSATVVPPQMVPPKGAYNVAVMFDRCRVTSCSCTCGAGAKWCTHVVALCLFRIHNVRPSQFILALFAPHPLLCCMPGHNASAVCLRAPVSESLSRLQRDQLQKFAQYLISELPQQILPTAQRLLDELLSSQSTAINTVCGAPDPTAGPSASDQSTWYLDESTLTDNIKKTLHKFCGPSPVVFSDVNSMYLSSTEPPAAAEWACLLRPLRGREPEGVWNLLSIVREMFKRRDSNAAPLLEILTDQCLTYEQITGWWYSVRTSASHSSASGHTGRSNGQSEVAAHACASMCDEMVTLWRLAVLDPALSPQRRRELCVQLRQWQLKVIENVKRGQHKKTLERLFPGFRPAVEACYFNWEEAYPLPGVTYSATDRKLALCWARALPPRPGASRCGGLEESRERPRPLPAEPAVRPKEPGAKRKGLGEGVLSSQRGPRRLSAEGGDKALHKMGPGGGKAKALGGAGSGGKGSAGSGSKRRLSSEDSSLEPDLAEMSLDDSSLALGAEASTFGGFPESPPPCPHPGGSRGPSTFLPEPPDTYEEDGGVYFSEGPEPSTASAGPPGLLSRELCTRDDLASTDESGNGLPKTKEAAPAVGEEEDDYQAYYLNAQDGAGGEEEKAEGGAGEEHDLFAGLKPLEQESRMEILFACAEALHAHGYSSEASRLTVELAQDLLANPPDLKVEPPPAKGKKNKVSTSRQTWVATNTLTKAAFLLTVLSERPEHHNLAFRVGMFALELQRPPASTKALEVKLAYQESEVATLLKKIPLGPSEMSTVRCRAEELREGTLCDYRPVLPLMLASFIFDVLCTPVVSPTGSRPPSRNWNNEMPGDEELGFEAAVAALGMKTTVSEAEHPLLCEGTRREKGDLALALMITYKDDQAKLKKILDKLLDRESQTHKPQTLSSFYSSSRPATASQRSPSKHGGPSAPGALQPLTSGSAGPAQPGSVAGAGPGPTEGFTEKNVPESSPHSPCEGLPSEAALTPRPEGKVPSRLALGSRGGYNGRGWGSPGRPKKKHTGMASIDSSAPETTSDSSPTLSRRPLRGGWAPTSWGRGQDSDSISSSSSDSLGSSSSSGSRRASASGGARAKTVEVGRYKGRRPESHAPHVPNQPSEAAAHFYFELAKTVLIKAGGNSSTSIFTHPSSSGGHQGPHRNLHLCAFEIGLYALGLHNFVSPNWLSRTYSSHVSWITGQAMEIGSAALTILVECWDGHLTPPEVASLADRASRARDSNMVRAAAELALSCLPHAHALNPNEIQRALVQCKEQDNLMLEKACMAVEEAAKGGGVYPEVLFEVAHQWFWLYEQTAGGSSTAREGATSCSASGIRAAGEAGRGLPEGRGVPGTEPVTVAAAAAAVTAATVVPVISVGSSLYPGPGLGHGHSPGLHPYTALQPHLPCSPQYLTHPAHPAHPMPHMPRPAVFPVPSSAYPQGVHPAFLGAQYPYSVTPPSLAATAVSFPVPSMAPITVHPYHTEPGLSLPTGVACELWGQGAVSSVHPASTFPAIQGASLPALPTQPSPLVSGGFPPPEEETHSQPVNPHSLHHLHAAYRVGMLALEMLGRRAHNDHPNNFSRSPPYTDDVKWLLGLAAKLGDRHGDAAAAEPRSCPQPPACPGLPPTGAALPAGIHAVHPPPLDSPDPCRLRRLCERDPQCSQRLLPDTHGHDAVQRHPAESQAQQTDQGAVAAGLTRDDHLLPLSLAPLGPYTGTQACGYGDPSQRGNESWLDRSSPLSSLVAQTGSCSWAVAWGQDVSDPRSLGLGETALSGRGRWVASGIYLAFINI from the exons ATGGAGCTGATGTTCGCGGAGTGGGAGGACGGAGAGCGCTTCTCTTTCGAGGATTCGGACCGCTTTGAGGAGGATTCGCTCTGTTCTTTCATCTCCGAGGCCGAGAGCCTCTGCCAGAACTGGCGGGGATGGCGCAAACAGTCAGCGGGGCCCAATTCCCCCACTGGCGGCGGTGGCGGAGGTGGCAGTGGCGGTACCAGAACGCGAG ATGGACTGGTGATCCCGCTGGTGGAACTGTCAGCAAAACAGGTGGCATTTCATATCCCATTTGAAGTGGTGGAGAAAGTTTACCCCCCGGTGCCTGAGCAGCTCCAACTCCGAATTGCTTTTTGGAGCTTCCCTGAGAACGAAGAGGATATTCG TCTGTATTCCTGCCTGGCCAACGGTAGTGCAGATGAGTTCCAGCGAGGGGATCAGCTATTCCGCATGAGGGCTGTGAAGGACCCCCTGCAGATTG GGTTCCACCTGAGTGCTACAGTGGTGCCACCTCAGATGGTCCCCCCCAAAGGGGCCTACAACGTGGCTGTGATGTTTGACCGCTGCCGGGTCACTTCCTGCAGCTGCACCTGTGGGGCTGGGGCCAAATGGTGCACCCACGTCGTGGCACTCTGTCTCTTCCGCATCCACAACGTGAGGCCCTCCCAATTTATCCTGGCCCTATTCGCTCCACACCCCCTTCTCTGCTGCATGCCTGGCCACAAT GCTTCTGCAGTCTGCCTGCGGGCCCCAGTGTCAGAGTCCCTGTCTCGGCTGCAGAGGGACCAGCTGCAGAAGTTTGCTCAGTACCTCATCAGTGAGCTCCCTCAGCAG ATCCTACCCACAGCCCAGCGTCTCCTGGATGAACTCCTCTCCTCCCAGTCAACAGCCATCAATACAGTATGTGGAGCCCCGG ACCCCACAGCAGGGCCCTCTGCCTCCGATCAGAGTACTTGGTATTTGGATGAATCAACACTCACTGACAACATCAAGAAGACACTGCACAAGTTCTGTGGCCCCTCCCCTGTGGTGTTCAG TGATGTGAACTCCATGTATCTGTCTTCCACGGAGCCTCCGGCCGCTGCTGAATGGGCATGTCTGCTGCGCCCACTGAGGGGCCGCGAGCCAGAGGGAGTCTGGAACTTGCTTAGCATCGTGCGGGAGATGTTCAAGCGGAGGGACAGCAATGCTGCCCCCTTGTTGGAAATCCTCACCGACCAGTGCCTCACTTACGAACAG ATAACAGGCTGGTGGTACAGCGTGCGCACCTCAGCCTCACACAGCAGTGCCAGTGGGCACACAGGCCGCAGCAACGGGCAGTCAGAGGTGGCGGCCCATGCGTGTGCCAGCATGTGTGACGAGATGGTCACACTGTGGAGGCTGGCTGTGCTGGACCCTGCGCTCAGCCCCCAGCG GCGCAGGGAGCTGTGTGTGCAGCTGCGCCAGTGGCAGCTGAAGGTGATTGAGAATGTGAAGCGGGGACAGCACAAGAAGACCCTGGAGCGGCTCTTCCCTGGCTTCCGGCCGGCGGTGGAGGCCTGCTACTTCAACTGGGAAGAGGCCTACCCTCTTCCCGGTGTCACCTACAGTGCCACTGACAGGAAGCTGGCCCTGTGCTGGGCGCGAGCCCTGCCCCCTCGGCCAGGTGCCTCCCGATGTGGGGGCCTGGAAGAATCCCGGGAGCGGCCCCGCCCTCTTCCTGCCGAGCCAGCTGTGCGGCCCAAGGAGCCTGGGGCCAAGCGCAAGGGATTGGGTGAGGGTGTCCTCTCGTCGCAGCGGGGTCCCCGCCGCCTCTCGGCCGAGGGGGGAGATAAGGCTCTGCATAAGATGGGTCCAGGTGGGGGCAAAGCCAAAGCATTGGGGGGGGCTGGCAGTGGGGGCAAGGGCTCAGCAGGCAGCGGGAGCAAGCGGCGGCTGAGCAGTGAAGACAGCTCCCTGGAGCCGGATCTGGCTGAGATGAGCCTGGATGATAGCAGCCTGGCCCTGGGTGCAGAGGCCAGCACCTTTGGTGGATTCCCGGAGAGCCCACCACCCTGCCCTCACCCTGGTGGCTCCCGAGGCCCTTCTACCTTCCTTCCTGAACCTCCAGATACTTACGAAGAAGATGGTGGCGTGTACTTCTCAGAAGGGCCTGAGCCTTCCACAGCCTCTGCTGGCCCCCCTGGCCTACTGTCCAGGGAGCTCTGTACCCGGGACGACCTCGCTTCCACAGATGAGAGTGGCAATGGGCTCCCTAAAACCAAAGAGGCAGCCCCTGCGGTTGGCGAGGAGGAGGATGACTACCAGGCGTATTATCTGAATGCccaggatggggctgggggcGAGGAAGAGAAGGCTgagggcggggctggggaggAACACGACCTGTTTGCCGGACTGAAGCCCCTGGAACAGGAGAGCCGCATGGAG ATATTATTTGCCTGTGCTGAGGCCTTGCATGCGCACGGCTATAGCAGTGAGGCCTCCCGCCTCACCGTGGAGCTTGCCCAGGACCTGCTAGCCAACCCACCTGACCTCAAGGTAGAGCCGCCCCCTGCCAAG GGCAAGAAGAACAAGGTATCTACAAGCCGTCAGACCTGGGTGGCTACCAACACCCTGACCAAGGCGGCCTTCCTGTTAACAGTGCTAAGTGAGCGCCCAGAGCACCACAACCTGGCCTTCCGGGTGGGCATGTTTGCCTTGGAGCTACAGCGGCCCCCAGCTTCCACCAAGGCCTTGGAG GTGAAGCTTGCATATCAGGAGTCTGAGGTGGCCACCTTGCTCAAGAAGATTCCTCTGGGTCCGAGTGAGATGAGTACTGTGCGCTGCCGGGCAGAGGAGCTTCGGGAGGGGACACTCTGTGATTATCGGCCTGTTTTGCCTCTCATGTTGGCCAGTTTCATCTTTGATGTTCTCTGTACTCCAG TGGTTTCTCCCACGGGTTCCCGGCCCCCAAGTCGCAACTGGAACAACGAGATGCCTGGGGAtgaggagctgggatttgaagcaGCAGTTGCTGCCTTGG GCATGAAGACAACAGTGAGTGAGGCAGAGCATCCCCTGCTATGTGAAGGCACACGTCGGGAGAAGGGTGACCTGGCCCTAGCACTAATGATCACTTACAAAGACGACCAGGCCAAACTCAAAAAG ATCTTAGACAAACTCTTGGACCGAGAGAGCCAGACGCATAAACCACAGACACTGAGTTCGTTCTACTCATCTAGCCGCCCGGCCACAGCCAGCCAGAGGTCTCCTTCAAAGCATGGGGGCCCATCTGCTCCAGGGGCCCTGCAACCTCTGACCTCAGGCTCTGCAGGGCCTGCTCAGCCAGGGAGTGTggcaggggctgggccaggcCCCACTGAGGGCTTCACAGAGAAGAATGTGCCTG AGAGTTCCCCACACTCCCCCTGTGAGGGTCTCCCATCTGAGGCAGCTTTGACCCCAAGACCAGAGGGAAAGGTTCCCAGCCGCTTGGCACTTGGCAGCCGTGGAGGCTACAATGGACGGGGCTGGGGCTCACCAGGGCGTCCTAAGAAGAAGCACACAG GCATGGCCAGCATTGACAGCAGTGCCCCTGAAACGACGTCGGATAGCTCCCCAACCTTAAGCCGGAGGCCACTTCGAGGGGGCTGGGCCCCTACCTCCTGGGGCCGAGGACAGGACAGTGACAGCATTAGCAGCTCTTCCTCAGACTCCCTTGGCTCCTCGTCTTCCAGCGGAAGTCGCCGGGCCAGTGCCAGTGGAGGGGCCCGGGCGAAGACGGTTGAAGTTGGCAG GTACAAGGGCCGCCGTCCTGAGAGTCATGCCCCCCATGTACCCAATCAGCCGTCAGAGGCAGCTGCACACTTCTACTTCGAGCTGGCGAAGACGGTGCTGATCAAGGCAGGGGGCAACAGCAGCACTTCCATTTTCACACATCCATCTTCCTCAGGGGGCCACCAGGGTCCTCACCGTAACCTGCACCTTTGCGCCTTCGAGATAGGGCTTTACGCCCTTGGCCTGCACAACTTTGTTTCTCCCAACTGGCTCTCACGTACTTATTCTTCCCACGTTTCCTGGATTACAG GCCAGGCAATGGAGATTGGCAGCGCAGCCCTGACTATACTGGTAGAATGCTGGGATGGGCACCTGACACCCCCTGAGGTTGCATCCCTGGCTGACAGGGCATCACGGGCACGAGACTCCAATATGGTGAGGGCAGCGGCGGAACTAGCCCTAAGCTGCCTGCCTCATGCCCATGCGTTGAACCCCAATGAGATCCAGCGGGCCCTGGTGCAGTGCAAGGAGCAG GATAACCTGATGTTGGAGAAGGCCTGCATGGCAGTGGAAGAGGCGGCTAAGGGTGGGGGCGTATACCCCGAAGTGTTGTTTGAGGTTGCTCACCAGTGGTTCTGGCTATATGAGCAAACAGCAGGTGGCTCATCCACAGCCCGTGAAGGGGCTACAAGCTGTAGTGCCAGTGGGATCAGGGCAGCTGGGGAGGCTGGGCGGGGGCTGCCTGAGGGCAGGGGGGTCCCAGGGACTGAGCCGGTTACAGTggcagcggcggcagcagcagtgaCAGCAGCCACAGTGGTGCCAGTCATCTCGGTGGGGTCCAGTTTATATCCGGGTCCAGGACTGGGGCATGGTCATTCCCCTGGCCTGCACCCCTACACTGCTCTACAGCCCCACCTGCCCTGCAGCCCTCAATACCTCACCCACCCAGCTCACCCTGCCCACCCCATGCCACATATGCCCCGGCCTGCCGTCTTCCCTGTGCCCAGCTCTGCATACCCACAG GGTGTGCATCCTGCATTCCTGGGGGCTCAGTACCCTTACTCGGTGACTCCCCCCTCACTTGCCGCCACGGCTGTGTCTTTCCCCGTCCCTTCCATGGCACCCATCACAGTGCATCCCTACCACACAGAGCCAGGGCTCTCACTGCCCACCGGTGTGGCCTGTGAGTTGTGGGGACAGGGAGCAG TGAGCAGTGTCCATCCAGCTTCCACGTTTCCGGCCATCCAGGGTGCCTCActgcctgccctgcccacacAGCCCAGCCCTCTGGTGAGCGGGGGTTTTCCACCACCCGAGGAGGAGACTCACAGTCAGCCTGTCAACCCGCACAGCCTACACCACCTGCACGCCGCCTACCGTGTCG GGATGCTGGCACTGGAGATGCTGGGTCGCCGGGCACACAATGATCACCCCAACAActtctctcgctcccccccctaCACTGATGATGTCAAATGGTTGCTGGGGCTGGCAGCAAAGCTGG GAGATCGTCATGGAGACGCTGCAGCGGCTGAGCCCCGCTCATGCCCACAACCACCTGCGTGCCCCGGCCTTCCACCAACTGGTGCAGCGCTGCCAGCAGGCATACATGCAG TACATCCACCACCGCTTGATTCACCTGACCCCTGCCGACTACGACGACTTTGTGAACGCGATCCGCAGTGCTCGCAGCGCCTTCTGCCTGACACCCATGGGCATGATGCAGTTCAACGACATCCTGCAGAATCTCAAGCGCAGCAAACAGACCAAGGAGCTGTGGCAGCGGGTCTCACTCGAGATGACCACCTTCTCCCCCTGAGTCTGGCCCCCCTAGGGCCCTATACAGGGACACAGGCCTGTGGCTATGGGGACCCCTCACAAAGGGGGAATGAATCTTGGCTGGACAGATCATCCCCACTCAGTTCCCTTGTAG